TAATTCCCCTGACTAGGCACTAGTGGAAGAACTAGCTGAATACAAAAAAGCCAACGACGTTAAAATCCTCCAGTTCGACCGCTGGAAGGAAATCTTCGCCACCCGCTCGGCTTGGGCCGAAACGCTGCACGTTAACAAGGATTTTGTGGGGGAACTATACAAGTTAATTCACTTGGAAAGCATCCGCAAGCAGACGGAAGTACTTAATGGGGGGGCCGTGGATGGGGACTTACATCTCGGGCCGGGACTGTAGCATACCGCTACTATCGCGGTTTGACAACAAACAAAAGGGCTGCTCTATGAGCAGCCCTTTTGTTTGTTGTCAAACCGCGGTTTACGGATTGGCTTGGTCCCAAGCAACTTCGGCGAATGGTTTTGCCAAGCGGTCGAATAACTTGAACTTACCGGTCGAAAAAGCTAGCGTAATGTTAGGTGTAGGGGTAGGATTTAATTTACCCAATCGACGTAAGTCGACCCAGAATTGTCCCTCGTAAAAGAGTGAGTACCGACGTTGGCGCAAAATTTCGTTTATCAGGTCGTCTTGCGTCACGGCCCCGGAGTAAGCTTGCAGTCCACCGGCTTTGGTACGAATAACATTGATGTCGGCCACCGCACCTGCCAAATTGTTGGTTTTCGCTTTCGCTTCCGCTGAGATGAGAATTAACTCTTCATTGCGAATGATACTCAGCGGAGCTGCTGGCGACGTGTATATAGTGGGCTCGTAGGTGCCTGTGATGCCACCAAGGGTACGTGGTCCCGTGCCTGCGACGGCTGGATCCACAATTCGTTTAGATACTTTGCTAAGGCGTAAATCACCAGCTTCGGCTTCGTTCACGAAATTATCCGGTACCGTTACCAAAGTCGAAGGTCCTTGGTTAAGGGCTTGGTAGTATAAATTAGCTTCGTCACCGCCGGTACCGGGGCTGAAAGTAAGTAGGGGGCCCACCGACAGCGAACCAGTTTGGGAATAAAAGGAGGCACCTAAGGCCGTTAATGCTCCGGCATTATCACCTTGGTATAATGCTACCCGGGCGGCTAAGGCCCGGTTGAACTGCAAAAATGTAGCGGGAGTATTAAATCCCGTGTACCCAGCGGATAAAATAAAGGCGAAGGAAGTTCCCGCTTTCCCCAATTCAGTTGCTCCTTGGTCAAGAAGCTGGCGGATATTGGCCAATGCTGGAGCCGAACCGGCAGTAAATTTACCAGGGTGCTGGAAATCAGCTACGTCGATGCGAATGCCATTTTCACCCATCAAATTGATTAAATGCAACTTGCCTAAAGCTTCGTAGGTATCAGCAAACCCTAGAATACCTTGCTTCTGTGCGTCGGTAACGACCGAAGTAGCCTGAGTGGACTGACGCAAGATATTTGCGGCGCGGTTCAGGCGGGCGAAGGTATTATAAGATCCTACGGAGTAAAAAGCAGAATTGTCCAGGGTCGAGCCAGTACCTAGAATTTCGCCGTACCAACGCTGCTCATTACTGGCCAAGATAATGACTTCGCGCCCTAGGGTACCTGTTATTTGGTTGTAAGGACCGGTATTAGTGTGACCTAAACGAAAAAGGGCTTCCGTGCCGGTTACCAGTGCTGCCAACTGCGACTGTGACGCGTTGCTCGCAACGCTTTCCAAGCTAGGGTTATTGGGGTCGGTAATAGGGTCAATTGTGGTCGGGCTACAGCCTGAAGCACCCATCAGCGCGGTTATGGCTCCGGCTAGCATGAGAATGCGCGGCTTAATATTAAGTGAAATTTGCATGAGATAATACAAAGAGAAAAAGATTGACTAGAAACCCAAGTTGATGTGGAACCAGAGGCGGCGCGTTGAAGGGTAACCAACCACGTCCACTTGTGCTTGGGTGTTGGTCGAGCCAAAGTTCGAAACTTCTGGGTCGTAGCCTTTATACTTTGTCCAAGTAACCAAATTGTTACCCGAAACACCTATTTGCAAGCGATTGACATATTCTTTGAACAAGCTACTGCGCAAAGCAGCGGGTAGCGAGTAATAAATCGATACTTCACGCAGGCGAACGTAGCCGCTATTTTGCACATAATAGTCAGCGTTAAACGCCGGGCGTACCAAGCCTACGGGTTGCGTCGTCGTAACACCCGCAGCGTTGGTTGAGGTGTAGGGCTGGCTCCAGTCGGGGCTGGTACCGTAACCATCTTGGTTAGTAACCGTCAGGTTACTGGTATAGCTGTTTTGCTTCCAGTTCAGCAAGAAAGAGATGTCAAAGTTTTTGAATATATTGAACGAGTTCAAGTAAGACATCTGGAAAGTAGGTTGGGCGTCACCGTAGCGGGTCAATAGTTCGGGATTGTCCGTCACGGCTGGACGACCATACCACTGAGTAGGCGATTCACCTTGCGCTAGGAAGTTCGTGCCATAGCGGCTGCCGAAACCAGTATTTAGGTTGGTAACTGGTACAGTAAGGCGGGTGACAAGACTCCGGTTGAGCCAGAACTGCGTACTGGAAGTCCAACGGAAATTTTCCGATTGCACAGGTATCAAGCCCAGCGATAACTCGAGACCCCGGTTGCGCAGGTCGCCCACTGGAAAAGCACGAATCTGGGTTACACCAGTGCCGGGAGCCAGCGTGTAAGGCTGGATGAAATTCAAAATTTTCTTGTTGTAAACACTCGCTTCAAGCGTTACTCGGTTATTGAAGAAACCCAGGTCGATGCCGAGTTCTAATTCAGTTGCCCGCTCGGGACCAATACTAGAATTGCCCACAACCGTTGAAGGAGCAACGCCAACGTTACCGCCTGTGCTGATCGTACTCAGCGGCGAAAAAGTAGAACCGAAAAAGGGAGGGTTACCAGTCTCGCCGTAAGCACCGCGCAGTTTAATGAGGTTTACGTTATTGAACGTGAATGCATCAAGTTTGGCAAGGTTGACGGCTAATGAAGCCTTGGGAAAAGCGTAAAGTTTGGTAGGGTCAGAGTTGCGGCTCGATTTATCGAGGCGAATACCGCCCGTGGCGAAAATAATGTCCTTAAAATTTACTTCCTGCTGAGCCACATATCCTACGTCCGTTTCATCCTGGATGGTCGTCAACTGCGTGATGACAGTTCCACGGTCAGGCTGCAGTGGGCCAGGGGCCAGATTTTGTCCCTGGCTATACTGCAATTGCGCGTTCAGACCCAATCGAGTAGCGCCTACTTGTGAGGTCAAGGCCAACGGACCCAGCTTCCAGTCGTAAATAAGAAAGGTGCTGAGGTTATAGTTGAAAAATTGGTTTTTAGCCACTCGAACTACACCGTGATAAGCAGCACTTATCTGTGATTGCAAGTCGGACGGGAGGGCCAATAAAGCGTTCGACCCTGCATAGTCAATACCACCCTGGGCACTTAAGCGCAACGATGAGCTTTCTTTTTCAAAAAGATGCGCCGTTGCGGTACTAGCCGAAGTCACGCGGTTAGTAGTCTCTTGGTTAATGGCGCGGTCGATGATGGCGAGCGGGTTATCGCCGGTACGGGGGGAATTAGGGTAGAGGCCCGTTATCGGGTCAGGGTGCAGTTCATCATAATCCCGAATGGAAAGCAGGTTGTAGCCAACCGATACCCCGTTGTTGTCGTTGCCAAAGAAGCTGCGGCGGTTAGTAGAGTTGTAGTAACCGCTGTTAACGCTCAAATCAATGAATGACCCAATCTTTTGGTCTAAGTTCAATCGTACGGAACTGCGCTGATAGTTCGTATTTTTAACGATGCCATCTTCGCGGGTATTGGAACCGGAAGCGTAGAACTTCGTCCGGTCGTTGCCCCCCGATATGCTCACGTTGGTGTTGCGCATGAAAGCTTTGTTACCAAACACTTCTTTCTCGTAATCGTAGATTTTCCCGCTGGCTTGAGCAGCTGCGAAGTTCGCTTGCTCAGCTTGGCCGCCCGCTCCCGTACCATCTAAGAGGGTAATTTTATCCGCATTAAAGGCTTCATGTCCGATGTAGCGCTGAATAAATTGCAATCCCAAATCTTGGCTGACGTTGACTTTAGTTTGGCCAGCCACGCCCCGCTTTGTCTTGATGATAATTACCCCAGCGTTGGCACGCTGGCCGTAAATAGCCGCAGCGCTTGGGCCTTTCAAGATCTCAATAGATTCGATATCTGCTGGGTTCAAGTCTGAGATGCGGTTGGTGCCGTTGTCTTGGGTAGTACGGCCGGTGCCTCCTGACGCCCCCGAGAACGCCAACGAGCCTGCGCCGTTACCAATTTCTTGGCTTACTGCATATACCCCGTCGATTACATAAAGTGGTTGCACGTTGCCCGTGAGGGTTGAAATACCCCGCAATTGCACCGATACCCCACCACCGGGAGCGCCACTAGTAGCGTTGATGTTAGCTCCCACAACTTTGCCGCTCAAAGCCGCATCCACAGTTACTGGCCGAGTGCTTCCGTACAGCTCTTGCGCCGACACAGTAGTCACTGCATTAGCAAGATTGGAACGTTTGACTGTAGAAGCCAAGCCGTTCACTACCACTTCGTCAAGGTCGCGGGGGGCCACTTCCAATGCCACCGTTACCGAGTTGGTCGACGTTACGTCGCGCTCTACGGTTTTGTAGCCCACGAAGCTGAACGACAGCGTGGTGGTACCAGCGGGTGCGCTGAACGAAAAATCGCCGTTGGCATTGGTGGCCGTACCGGCCCGCGTGCCCTTGGCAAGTACCGTTACTCCGGGAATGCCTTGGCTATTGGAGTCGGTGACCCGACCCGATAATGTCTTGTCCTGGGCAAAGGCCTGCTGCAAAAGGCACGTAAGCATCAAGAACAATAGAATGGAAAACTGCTTCATACTGATGGGAAAAATTTAAAAAATGAAGACTATGGTTATGAAACCTGAGGGCAAATTATCATATGTTTTCCATTCAAGGCGGGAAGGCTTTTTTTAAGCAAGGTAAATTTCCGTAATTCAAAATTGGTTTCAACGATAGAAATCAGAATATCAGGCTTATACATACTGGTAGAAATGCCGTGCTTAAAATGGTTCCGACGATGGGTTTTGGCTCGTCCTGGTTTATAGTGAGCAACTATTGCCGCAAACTGCCGGGTTTTGTGCTGACTTTTGCCGCATGAACGCCCCCGTCACCATTGGCTCCGCCGCCCTGGCCGAGCTGGCCGCTTACTTGCGCCGCCCGGCGTTTAGCCAAGTGTTTGTGCTGGTTGATGCCAACACTGCCCGGCTGTGCCTGCCGGCGCTAGAAGCCCAGCTGCCACCGGGCCACCACATCATCGAAATTCCCGCCGGTGAAGAGTTTAAGACCTTGGCTACCTGCGGCTTAGTATGGGATGCGCTTACCCAGCGGCAAGCCGACCGCCACGCCCTGCTGGTGAACGTGGGTGGCGGCGTGGTGACGGACCTAGGCGGGTTTTGCGGGGCCCTGTACAAGCGGGGCCTGGCTTTTGTGCAGGTGCCCACCACGCTGCTGGCCCAGGTAGATGCCAGTGTGGGGGGTAAGACTGGGGTCGACTACCAGGGTTTTAAGAACCATTTGGGAGTGTTCCAAGAGCCGCTGGCGGTGTTCATTGCCCCAGTGTTGCTCAACACCCTCGACCCGCGCCAGCTGAAGGCCGGCTACGCTGAGGTGTTGAAGCACTGGCTGATTGCCGACGCCGATGCCTTCGAGCGGCAGCGCCGCCTGGGCTGGCTCACCGACGACTGGACGCCCATCATCCAGGAGTCAGTAGCGCTGAAGCAGCGCGTGGTGGCCAGCGACCCGCTCGAGTCGGGGCCCCGCAAGCTGCTCAACTTCGGCCACACCGTGGGGCACGCCCTCGAGAGCTACCTCCTCACCCAGCCCGGCCGCGAAGTGCTGCACGGCGAGGCCGTGGCCGCCGGCCTCGTTTGCGAAAGCTGGCTCTCGG
This genomic stretch from Hymenobacter sp. PAMC 26628 harbors:
- a CDS encoding 3-dehydroquinate synthase; translated protein: MNAPVTIGSAALAELAAYLRRPAFSQVFVLVDANTARLCLPALEAQLPPGHHIIEIPAGEEFKTLATCGLVWDALTQRQADRHALLVNVGGGVVTDLGGFCGALYKRGLAFVQVPTTLLAQVDASVGGKTGVDYQGFKNHLGVFQEPLAVFIAPVLLNTLDPRQLKAGYAEVLKHWLIADADAFERQRRLGWLTDDWTPIIQESVALKQRVVASDPLESGPRKLLNFGHTVGHALESYLLTQPGREVLHGEAVAAGLVCESWLSVQRGLLSPEELDRIETFVFLVFDKIQFVLLETEAIADFARQDKKNAAGVINCTLLQGIGHGVYDQPVTEADIVAALRYYHKL
- a CDS encoding SusC/RagA family TonB-linked outer membrane protein, with the translated sequence MKQFSILLFLMLTCLLQQAFAQDKTLSGRVTDSNSQGIPGVTVLAKGTRAGTATNANGDFSFSAPAGTTTLSFSFVGYKTVERDVTSTNSVTVALEVAPRDLDEVVVNGLASTVKRSNLANAVTTVSAQELYGSTRPVTVDAALSGKVVGANINATSGAPGGGVSVQLRGISTLTGNVQPLYVIDGVYAVSQEIGNGAGSLAFSGASGGTGRTTQDNGTNRISDLNPADIESIEILKGPSAAAIYGQRANAGVIIIKTKRGVAGQTKVNVSQDLGLQFIQRYIGHEAFNADKITLLDGTGAGGQAEQANFAAAQASGKIYDYEKEVFGNKAFMRNTNVSISGGNDRTKFYASGSNTREDGIVKNTNYQRSSVRLNLDQKIGSFIDLSVNSGYYNSTNRRSFFGNDNNGVSVGYNLLSIRDYDELHPDPITGLYPNSPRTGDNPLAIIDRAINQETTNRVTSASTATAHLFEKESSSLRLSAQGGIDYAGSNALLALPSDLQSQISAAYHGVVRVAKNQFFNYNLSTFLIYDWKLGPLALTSQVGATRLGLNAQLQYSQGQNLAPGPLQPDRGTVITQLTTIQDETDVGYVAQQEVNFKDIIFATGGIRLDKSSRNSDPTKLYAFPKASLAVNLAKLDAFTFNNVNLIKLRGAYGETGNPPFFGSTFSPLSTISTGGNVGVAPSTVVGNSSIGPERATELELGIDLGFFNNRVTLEASVYNKKILNFIQPYTLAPGTGVTQIRAFPVGDLRNRGLELSLGLIPVQSENFRWTSSTQFWLNRSLVTRLTVPVTNLNTGFGSRYGTNFLAQGESPTQWYGRPAVTDNPELLTRYGDAQPTFQMSYLNSFNIFKNFDISFLLNWKQNSYTSNLTVTNQDGYGTSPDWSQPYTSTNAAGVTTTQPVGLVRPAFNADYYVQNSGYVRLREVSIYYSLPAALRSSLFKEYVNRLQIGVSGNNLVTWTKYKGYDPEVSNFGSTNTQAQVDVVGYPSTRRLWFHINLGF
- a CDS encoding chorismate mutase, whose protein sequence is MEELAEYKKANDVKILQFDRWKEIFATRSAWAETLHVNKDFVGELYKLIHLESIRKQTEVLNGGAVDGDLHLGPGL
- a CDS encoding RagB/SusD family nutrient uptake outer membrane protein, which encodes MQISLNIKPRILMLAGAITALMGASGCSPTTIDPITDPNNPSLESVASNASQSQLAALVTGTEALFRLGHTNTGPYNQITGTLGREVIILASNEQRWYGEILGTGSTLDNSAFYSVGSYNTFARLNRAANILRQSTQATSVVTDAQKQGILGFADTYEALGKLHLINLMGENGIRIDVADFQHPGKFTAGSAPALANIRQLLDQGATELGKAGTSFAFILSAGYTGFNTPATFLQFNRALAARVALYQGDNAGALTALGASFYSQTGSLSVGPLLTFSPGTGGDEANLYYQALNQGPSTLVTVPDNFVNEAEAGDLRLSKVSKRIVDPAVAGTGPRTLGGITGTYEPTIYTSPAAPLSIIRNEELILISAEAKAKTNNLAGAVADINVIRTKAGGLQAYSGAVTQDDLINEILRQRRYSLFYEGQFWVDLRRLGKLNPTPTPNITLAFSTGKFKLFDRLAKPFAEVAWDQANP